The Polaribacter tangerinus genome has a segment encoding these proteins:
- a CDS encoding CAL67264 family membrane protein, producing the protein MGMNKNTVLAWATFIMILVGLGLIALGAFRYNEVAGWGFASVGIGFFAIAWVFNALKGRV; encoded by the coding sequence ATGGGAATGAATAAAAATACAGTGCTAGCTTGGGCAACATTTATAATGATTTTGGTTGGTTTAGGCTTAATTGCCTTGGGTGCTTTTAGATACAATGAAGTTGCTGGCTGGGGATTTGCATCTGTTGGAATAGGTTTCTTTGCCATAGCATGGGTGTTTAACGCTTTAAAAGGAAGGGTGTAA
- the ettA gene encoding energy-dependent translational throttle protein EttA → MSDDRKVIFSMNKVSKTYQSTGKQVLKDIYLSFFYGAKIGILGLNGSGKSTLLKIIAGVEKNFQGDVTFSPGYKVGYLEQEPQLDPEKTVLEVVKEGVAETVAILDEYNKINDMFGLEEVYSDADKMEKLMNQQAELQDKIDAANAWELDTKLEIAMDALRTPESDKKVGVLSGGEKRRVALCRLLLQEPDILLLDEPTNHLDAESVHWLEHHLAQYKGTVIAVTHDRYFLDNVAGWILELDRGEGIPWKGNYSSWLDQKSNRMAQESKTASKRQKTLERELEWVRQGAKGRQTKQKARLKNYDKLMSQDQKQVDEKLEIYIPNGPRLGTNVIEASGVSKAYGDKLLYDNLAFNLPQAGIVGIIGPNGAGKTTIFKMIMGEENPDAGSFTVGETAQIAYVDQTHSNIDPNKTIWENFSDGQDLVMMGGKQVNSRAYLSRFNFSGSEQNKKVNTLSGGERNRLHLAMTLKEEGNVLLLDEPTNDLDVNTLRALEEGLENFAGCAVIISHDRWFLDRVCTHILAFEGNSEVYFFEGSFSDYEENKKKRLGGDLMPKRIKYKKLIR, encoded by the coding sequence ATGAGCGACGATAGAAAAGTGATTTTTTCGATGAATAAAGTATCTAAAACCTACCAATCTACTGGAAAACAGGTTTTAAAAGATATTTATTTAAGTTTCTTTTATGGAGCAAAAATTGGTATTCTAGGTTTAAATGGATCTGGAAAATCGACCTTATTAAAAATTATTGCAGGTGTAGAAAAAAACTTTCAAGGCGATGTTACTTTTTCACCAGGTTATAAAGTGGGTTACTTAGAGCAAGAGCCACAATTAGATCCAGAAAAAACAGTGTTAGAGGTTGTAAAAGAGGGAGTTGCAGAAACTGTTGCTATTTTAGATGAGTACAACAAAATTAACGACATGTTTGGTTTAGAAGAAGTATATTCTGATGCTGATAAAATGGAAAAGTTAATGAATCAGCAAGCAGAATTACAAGATAAGATTGACGCTGCCAATGCATGGGAATTAGATACCAAGTTAGAAATTGCGATGGATGCACTTAGAACTCCAGAATCTGATAAAAAAGTTGGTGTTCTATCCGGGGGAGAAAAAAGAAGAGTCGCTTTGTGTAGATTGTTGCTACAAGAGCCAGATATTTTATTATTAGATGAGCCAACGAACCACTTAGATGCAGAATCGGTTCACTGGTTAGAACATCATTTAGCACAATATAAAGGAACTGTAATAGCAGTAACTCACGATAGATATTTTTTAGATAATGTAGCTGGTTGGATTTTAGAACTCGACAGAGGTGAAGGTATTCCTTGGAAAGGAAATTACTCTTCTTGGTTAGATCAAAAATCAAACAGAATGGCCCAAGAAAGTAAAACTGCCTCTAAACGTCAAAAAACATTAGAAAGAGAGTTGGAGTGGGTAAGACAAGGAGCAAAAGGTAGGCAAACAAAGCAGAAAGCACGTTTAAAGAACTACGATAAATTGATGAGTCAAGACCAGAAGCAAGTAGATGAGAAATTAGAAATTTATATTCCGAATGGTCCTAGACTTGGAACAAATGTTATAGAAGCCTCTGGTGTGTCGAAAGCTTACGGAGATAAATTGCTTTATGATAATTTAGCATTTAATTTACCTCAAGCAGGAATTGTTGGTATTATTGGCCCTAACGGTGCAGGAAAAACTACTATTTTTAAAATGATAATGGGAGAGGAAAATCCTGATGCAGGTAGTTTTACAGTAGGAGAAACGGCACAAATAGCTTATGTAGATCAAACACATTCGAATATTGATCCTAATAAAACAATTTGGGAAAACTTTTCTGATGGCCAAGACTTGGTAATGATGGGAGGTAAGCAAGTAAACTCTAGAGCCTATTTAAGTCGTTTTAATTTTTCTGGAAGTGAGCAAAATAAAAAAGTAAATACACTTTCCGGTGGAGAGCGAAATAGATTGCACTTAGCAATGACTTTAAAGGAAGAAGGGAACGTACTTTTATTGGATGAGCCAACTAATGATTTGGATGTAAATACGCTGAGAGCTTTAGAAGAAGGTTTAGAAAATTTTGCGGGTTGTGCCGTAATTATTAGTCACGATAGATGGTTTTTAGACAGAGTATGTACTCATATTTTAGCTTTTGAAGGCAATAGTGAGGTGTATTTTTTTGAAGGATCTTTTTCTGATTATGAGGAGAATAAAAAGAAACGTTTAGGAGGCGATTTAATGCCGAAACGTATCAAGTATAAAAAATTGATTCGTTAA
- a CDS encoding DUF6695 family protein, giving the protein MQQHPNGTIIILSYPDTIVRPAYWEKITKFLPKIGVGSKHAVQAGHAALLLLKKNCSEINYYDFGRYITSYGNGRVRCKETDPELVVPIKALFENNKLINLKEILLWLEKHPEKTHGEGRLVASANHEVNFEKANNYINSLICKKEIPYGAFIKNASNCARFVTDTLIASVIDKKTIKRLKKSTLITPSPLGNVLKASSDNLIFSVYLQKTEKYKNRSLAKEYKSTFLKKLDITPNLIGTEKPNLNLFNPKNGTWLGGIGSGAWFMIEEKLGKNIYRIARYSFSGIKDFEGLFETTDTNFCMHKEYSFVHPTSCVEAIILQRNQLVKLHVIK; this is encoded by the coding sequence ATGCAACAACATCCTAACGGAACTATAATTATACTCTCTTACCCTGATACAATTGTAAGACCTGCCTACTGGGAAAAAATTACTAAATTTTTACCTAAAATTGGTGTGGGAAGTAAACATGCTGTACAAGCGGGTCATGCAGCATTATTACTTTTAAAAAAAAATTGTTCTGAAATAAATTATTACGACTTCGGAAGATACATTACTAGTTATGGAAATGGTCGAGTTCGATGTAAAGAAACAGATCCTGAATTAGTGGTTCCTATTAAAGCATTATTTGAAAACAACAAACTTATAAATCTTAAAGAGATTTTACTTTGGCTAGAAAAACATCCTGAAAAAACCCACGGAGAAGGACGCCTGGTTGCTAGTGCTAATCATGAGGTTAACTTCGAAAAAGCCAACAATTATATTAACAGTCTAATTTGTAAAAAGGAAATTCCGTATGGTGCATTTATAAAAAATGCTAGTAACTGTGCCAGATTTGTAACCGATACTTTAATAGCATCAGTTATTGATAAAAAAACAATTAAACGTTTAAAAAAATCGACACTTATTACTCCCAGCCCGTTAGGAAATGTTTTAAAAGCTAGTAGCGATAATTTAATATTTTCGGTTTACTTACAAAAAACAGAAAAATATAAAAACAGATCATTAGCAAAAGAATATAAGTCAACATTTTTAAAAAAATTAGACATTACTCCAAACTTAATTGGAACAGAAAAACCAAATTTAAATCTTTTTAACCCTAAAAACGGAACGTGGTTAGGTGGTATTGGTAGTGGAGCTTGGTTTATGATTGAAGAAAAATTAGGGAAAAATATTTATAGAATTGCAAGATATAGTTTTAGTGGAATAAAAGACTTTGAAGGCTTATTTGAAACAACTGACACTAATTTTTGTATGCATAAAGAATATAGTTTTGTTCACCCAACTAGCTGTGTAGAGGCCATCATTTTACAAAGAAATCAACTGGTAAAACTTCACGTAATAAAATAA
- a CDS encoding DUF6095 family protein — translation MSTNYKLLGKGLRNLGILIFLLAATPLCINVSFKAMKEYKNSSNEYISYIFVIVSIILLIFTFYFAFKTIRMLLKAIFND, via the coding sequence ATGAGTACGAATTATAAATTATTAGGAAAAGGACTCAGAAACTTAGGAATTTTAATTTTCCTTTTGGCAGCAACTCCACTATGTATAAACGTATCTTTTAAGGCGATGAAAGAATATAAAAACAGTTCAAACGAGTATATTTCTTATATTTTTGTAATTGTTTCCATAATTTTATTAATATTTACATTTTATTTCGCTTTTAAGACAATTCGTATGTTATTAAAAGCCATATTTAATGACTAA
- the murQ gene encoding N-acetylmuramic acid 6-phosphate etherase, whose protein sequence is MDFIKTTEQDSKYNHLEKMTVRELLTNINTEDKTVPFAIEKSLPQIEALTNAIVSKLQNGGRLFYMGAGTSGRLGVVDASECPPTFGVSPNLVTGIIAGGETAIRNAVEFAEDSKTQGWLDLTKNQISTKDVVVGIAASGTTPYVIAALKKCNEQQIVTGCITCNKNSPLASVSKYPVEVVVGAEFVTGSSRMKAGTAQKLVLNMISTTTMIQLGKVKGNKMVDMQLSNKKLLKRGEEMLMKELSINIEEAKELLHKFGNVRSAILNYKR, encoded by the coding sequence ATGGACTTTATAAAAACTACCGAACAAGATTCTAAATACAATCATCTAGAAAAGATGACTGTAAGAGAACTGCTAACCAATATAAATACAGAAGACAAAACCGTACCTTTTGCTATAGAAAAATCCCTTCCTCAAATTGAAGCACTAACAAATGCAATAGTTAGTAAATTACAAAATGGAGGAAGATTATTTTATATGGGAGCAGGAACTTCTGGTAGATTAGGCGTTGTAGATGCATCTGAATGCCCGCCTACCTTTGGAGTTTCGCCAAACCTAGTAACCGGTATAATAGCAGGGGGCGAAACTGCAATAAGAAATGCCGTAGAATTTGCAGAAGACTCAAAAACGCAAGGTTGGCTCGATTTAACAAAAAATCAAATTTCAACAAAAGATGTTGTTGTAGGTATTGCAGCTTCCGGAACTACTCCCTATGTTATTGCCGCCCTTAAAAAATGCAATGAACAACAAATAGTAACTGGTTGCATTACCTGTAATAAAAATAGCCCTTTGGCAAGTGTTTCGAAATACCCTGTAGAAGTTGTTGTTGGTGCAGAGTTTGTTACGGGTAGTTCTAGAATGAAAGCTGGCACAGCGCAAAAACTTGTATTAAATATGATTTCTACTACAACCATGATTCAACTTGGTAAAGTAAAAGGGAATAAAATGGTAGATATGCAATTATCTAATAAAAAATTATTGAAACGAGGTGAAGAAATGCTCATGAAAGAACTCTCTATAAATATAGAGGAAGCAAAGGAGTTGCTTCATAAATTTGGCAATGTTAGAAGTGCAATTTTAAATTACAAAAGATGA
- a CDS encoding DUF4249 family protein, with translation MKNIKIFNLLIAALFFFTSCEEVVQIELPSGKPKIIIDANFEVYFDQFPVTANTVVKLRSSTDYFEDEIPVISNAIVTLRNTNNNTIIPFFDANLDGNYTPTINFIPQDNIEYELTVVYDNETYKGTATKIKSPTFTNVVQGDRTLFSGEETEVKVTFKDDGSEENFYLFNFSNNIYNTLEDRFFNGSEYNFSAFYQEDEIELPTTVTIKMSGISKDFYTYFRVLSSQSGQSGGGPFQTIPASLLGNMVNSTNFKNFPLGYFHISETDVIEVDLVANK, from the coding sequence ATGAAAAACATAAAAATATTTAATTTATTAATTGCTGCACTTTTTTTCTTTACAAGCTGTGAAGAAGTGGTACAAATAGAGCTACCTTCAGGAAAACCAAAAATAATTATTGACGCTAATTTTGAAGTTTACTTTGATCAATTTCCTGTTACCGCCAATACTGTGGTAAAACTTAGAAGCTCTACAGATTACTTTGAAGATGAAATTCCGGTAATTAGTAATGCAATTGTAACCCTAAGAAACACAAATAACAACACTATAATTCCTTTTTTTGATGCAAACTTAGATGGAAATTATACGCCAACTATAAATTTTATTCCGCAAGATAATATCGAATATGAATTAACTGTAGTTTACGATAATGAAACATATAAAGGTACTGCTACAAAAATAAAATCGCCTACATTTACAAATGTAGTTCAAGGAGATAGAACTCTTTTTTCTGGTGAAGAAACAGAGGTAAAAGTTACTTTTAAAGATGATGGAAGTGAAGAAAATTTTTACCTATTTAACTTTTCTAACAATATTTACAATACTCTAGAGGATCGTTTTTTTAATGGCTCTGAATATAACTTTTCTGCCTTTTATCAAGAAGATGAAATAGAATTACCTACTACAGTAACTATTAAAATGTCTGGAATTTCTAAAGATTTTTACACTTATTTTAGAGTTTTATCTAGTCAAAGTGGGCAAAGTGGCGGTGGTCCGTTTCAAACCATACCTGCATCATTATTAGGAAATATGGTAAATAGTACAAACTTTAAAAACTTTCCTTTAGGATATTTCCATATTTCAGAAACAGATGTAATAGAAGTAGATTTAGTAGCGAATAAATAA
- a CDS encoding TonB-dependent receptor translates to MPNFKTLLFLVLFTSFSLFSQEKVTLSGTVYDNSNNETLIGVSIYFPELNTGTTTNQYGFYSITVPKGKYNIQISYLGYSPIITSISLTEKTTKNFKLTEASENLEEIVIESSIEKINIRTPQMSVNKLSAKTIKQIPVVLGEADIIKSIILLPGVTSAGEGASGFNVRGGAADQNLILLDEAIVFNSSHVFGFFSVFNPDVIKDVNLFKGGIPAKYGGRLSSVLDIYQKEGNNKKFKATGGIGLVSSRLLIEGPLEKEKSSFLIGGRSSYAHLFLPLFNNDNTAYFYDLNTKVNYRFNKKNNLYFSAYFGEDVFGINESFINNYGNVVANLRWNHLFSDKLFSNLSLIYSDYFYGLTLDFVGFEWDSGITNYNIKYDFNHYLKDNFKLSYGVNNIYTQFNPGVIIPNRDDSGILPETLTKKYANEFAAYLEADHKISDKLTLKYGLRYSNFIRLGQDELNTYQNNEAVIYNQDFQKYESATPTGVVNYNRSDVLASFYNFEPRASFSYLLNETSSIKGSYNRMAQYLHLLSNTASPTPLDIWTPSGTFIKPQLLDQYAVGYFKTINDGDYSLETEAFYKDIQNRIDYINGANLVANNEIETVILNGKARAYGLEVLFKKETGNFRGWLAYTLSKSEQLTEGRNANEPGINNGEWYNTPFDKTHDLSLNTSYELNKKWTFNANFLLQTGQPTNYPVGQYEFQGLNVPIYDDNRRNADRLPAYHRLDISATLTPTKNKNRKWQGEWVFGFYNLYNRRNAASINFTQNRETFRNEAIKTSIFGLVPSVTYNFNF, encoded by the coding sequence ATGCCAAACTTTAAGACTCTTTTATTCCTAGTACTTTTCACCTCTTTTTCTTTATTTAGCCAAGAAAAAGTAACGTTAAGTGGAACTGTTTACGATAACTCTAATAACGAAACATTAATTGGTGTTTCCATTTATTTTCCAGAATTAAATACCGGAACCACCACAAATCAATATGGCTTTTACTCAATAACAGTTCCCAAAGGAAAGTATAATATACAAATAAGTTACTTGGGATATTCACCAATAATAACATCTATTTCACTTACAGAAAAAACAACAAAAAACTTTAAACTAACCGAAGCTTCTGAAAACTTAGAAGAAATAGTAATAGAAAGTAGTATCGAAAAAATAAATATTAGAACTCCCCAAATGAGTGTTAATAAACTTTCTGCTAAAACTATTAAACAAATTCCTGTAGTGCTAGGTGAAGCAGATATTATAAAGTCTATTATTCTTTTACCAGGGGTTACCTCTGCTGGTGAAGGCGCATCTGGATTTAATGTTCGTGGTGGTGCTGCAGATCAAAATTTAATATTGCTAGATGAAGCAATTGTTTTTAATTCTTCTCATGTGTTTGGATTTTTCTCGGTGTTTAACCCTGATGTTATTAAAGATGTAAATCTTTTTAAAGGAGGAATTCCTGCTAAATATGGCGGTAGATTATCGTCTGTTTTAGACATATATCAAAAAGAAGGAAACAATAAAAAGTTTAAAGCAACAGGAGGTATCGGTCTTGTTTCTAGTAGGTTGTTAATAGAAGGACCATTAGAAAAAGAAAAAAGTTCATTTTTAATTGGTGGTAGATCTTCGTATGCACATTTATTTTTGCCTCTTTTTAATAATGATAATACTGCTTACTTTTACGATTTAAACACCAAAGTTAATTACCGTTTTAACAAAAAAAACAACCTCTATTTCTCTGCTTATTTTGGTGAAGATGTTTTTGGTATTAATGAAAGTTTTATAAATAATTACGGAAATGTGGTGGCAAACCTAAGGTGGAACCACCTTTTTTCTGATAAATTATTTTCTAACCTATCTCTTATATATTCCGATTATTTTTATGGACTTACTCTCGACTTTGTGGGTTTTGAATGGGATTCTGGTATTACAAACTATAATATTAAATACGATTTTAACCACTATCTGAAAGATAATTTTAAGTTAAGTTACGGTGTAAACAATATTTATACACAGTTTAACCCAGGTGTAATTATTCCAAATAGAGACGATTCTGGAATACTACCAGAAACACTTACTAAAAAATATGCGAATGAATTTGCAGCCTATTTAGAAGCTGACCATAAAATATCTGATAAATTAACCTTAAAATACGGACTTAGATATAGCAATTTTATCCGTTTGGGACAAGATGAATTAAATACTTATCAAAATAATGAAGCAGTAATTTATAACCAAGATTTTCAAAAATATGAATCTGCTACTCCAACAGGAGTCGTAAACTATAATAGAAGCGATGTACTTGCTAGTTTTTATAATTTCGAACCAAGAGCTTCTTTCTCTTACCTATTAAACGAAACATCATCAATTAAAGGTAGCTATAATAGAATGGCTCAGTATTTACACTTATTATCTAACACAGCATCACCTACTCCATTAGATATTTGGACGCCAAGTGGTACTTTTATCAAACCTCAACTGTTAGATCAATATGCCGTAGGTTACTTTAAAACTATAAATGATGGAGACTATTCATTAGAAACAGAAGCTTTTTATAAAGACATTCAAAATAGAATAGATTATATAAACGGCGCAAATCTTGTTGCCAATAATGAAATTGAAACCGTTATTTTAAATGGTAAAGCAAGAGCCTACGGACTGGAAGTATTATTTAAAAAAGAGACCGGTAATTTTAGAGGGTGGCTAGCATATACCCTATCTAAATCGGAACAGTTAACTGAAGGAAGAAATGCCAATGAACCAGGTATAAATAATGGCGAATGGTATAATACTCCTTTCGATAAAACACACGATTTATCTCTGAATACTAGCTACGAATTAAATAAAAAATGGACATTTAATGCCAACTTTTTATTACAAACTGGTCAGCCTACAAACTATCCTGTAGGTCAGTATGAATTTCAGGGCTTAAATGTACCTATTTATGATGATAATAGAAGAAATGCAGATAGATTACCTGCATATCATAGATTGGACATCTCTGCGACTTTAACTCCTACAAAAAATAAAAATAGAAAATGGCAAGGAGAGTGGGTTTTTGGGTTTTATAACTTATATAACAGAAGAAATGCTGCTTCTATAAACTTTACTCAAAACAGAGAAACTTTTAGAAATGAAGCTATAAAAACTTCTATTTTTGGACTGGTTCCTTCAGTAACATATAATTTTAATTTTTAA
- a CDS encoding TolC family protein, with amino-acid sequence MKKISIILCALLSSVTFCQEQKFITLEEAITIAQEKSPDYKTLLNQNQASYWRFRNYKASFLPQLRLDATLPSYSNSINRLTNDSGEDIFVQTNQSRLEGVVSLNQNIAFTGGTLSFSSQVERVDLFANDATRFAVVPFSINYRQNSLFYNEFKWDKKIEPLIYEEAKRDFIERMEQISLNTSRRYFALLKDQMQTKIARSNLSNQDTLFKIAKGRFKMGKIAENDLLQIELSVLNSINNVTTNEISLKRSSQNLARYLALETENIRLDVPKELTTFTVTVEKALEEANSNRKAVIEFRRKRLEAEREVAEVKGNNRLQVRLNANFGVSQQGAVFNDLFQDYNQQQRVTLSVGIPLLDWGVSKSRRKLVEANKDLVNTNVEQDEQEFEQEIYLHVLNWQNQRNFLKTAKKAQEIATKRYEITKKRFILGKITITDLNIALQEKDNSVLRYLNSLEKFWIDYYTLRRLTLYDFIKNKKIEVKDIVYN; translated from the coding sequence ATGAAAAAAATTAGTATTATTTTGTGCGCTCTTCTTAGTAGTGTCACATTTTGTCAAGAGCAAAAATTTATCACTTTAGAGGAAGCAATTACCATTGCTCAAGAAAAATCTCCAGATTATAAAACGTTACTGAATCAAAATCAAGCAAGTTACTGGCGATTTAGAAACTATAAAGCTAGTTTTTTACCACAATTAAGATTAGATGCAACGCTACCCTCTTATTCTAACTCTATTAACAGACTTACAAATGATAGTGGTGAAGATATTTTTGTGCAAACCAATCAATCTCGGTTAGAAGGTGTAGTATCATTAAATCAAAATATTGCCTTTACTGGTGGTACCCTTTCATTTAGTTCTCAAGTAGAAAGAGTAGATTTATTTGCCAATGATGCAACACGTTTTGCTGTAGTTCCATTTTCTATAAATTATCGTCAAAACTCATTATTCTACAATGAATTTAAATGGGATAAAAAAATTGAACCTTTAATTTATGAAGAGGCAAAAAGAGATTTTATCGAAAGAATGGAACAAATTTCTTTAAATACTTCAAGGCGTTATTTTGCTCTTTTAAAAGACCAAATGCAAACCAAAATTGCAAGATCTAACTTATCTAATCAAGATACGTTATTTAAAATTGCAAAAGGAAGATTTAAAATGGGAAAAATTGCAGAAAACGATTTATTGCAAATAGAATTATCTGTTTTAAACTCTATTAATAATGTTACCACAAACGAAATATCTCTTAAACGAAGTTCACAAAATTTAGCTAGATATCTAGCTTTAGAAACAGAAAATATTCGATTAGATGTCCCAAAAGAATTAACCACTTTTACTGTTACTGTAGAAAAAGCGTTAGAAGAAGCTAATTCTAACAGAAAAGCAGTTATAGAATTTCGAAGAAAGCGTTTAGAGGCCGAAAGAGAAGTTGCAGAGGTTAAGGGAAACAACAGGCTTCAAGTTCGATTGAATGCTAATTTCGGAGTATCACAACAAGGTGCGGTATTTAATGATTTGTTTCAGGACTATAATCAGCAACAAAGGGTTACATTATCTGTTGGCATCCCTTTATTAGATTGGGGTGTTTCTAAATCTAGAAGAAAATTAGTGGAGGCCAACAAAGATTTGGTAAACACCAATGTAGAACAAGATGAACAAGAATTTGAACAAGAAATTTATTTACATGTATTAAATTGGCAAAATCAACGAAACTTTTTAAAAACTGCTAAAAAGGCTCAAGAAATAGCTACAAAACGTTATGAAATTACTAAAAAACGGTTTATTTTAGGAAAAATTACTATTACCGATTTAAATATAGCTCTGCAAGAAAAAGACAACTCTGTATTAAGATATTTAAATTCATTAGAAAAGTTTTGGATAGATTATTATACCCTACGAAGACTTACTTTATACGACTTCATTAAAAATAAAAAAATAGAAGTAAAAGATATAGTGTATAATTAA
- a CDS encoding ABC transporter permease, whose protein sequence is MFDKIYIEKLKSNFSEAVRVITTNKVRTLLTSLGIIFGVAAVITMLAIGNGAEKEILAQLELVGVNNIVITPIPDEKDDNTEEESSDNATESKRFSKGLDLLDVASIKKNVPSIKRVSPEIILETYVIKKGRQSPVKLVGVSSDYFETSNIYIESGKNFSSAQSINALPVCIIGKKIEKKLFTGESAIGKRIKVKDVWLQVIGVIEEKFISDNAQESLGIRDMNTDIYIPLQTFLVRYKDRKIISDKPLNTGGGGMIIINGGGQQGPKKRIPRGNYHQIDKLVVQVNNSSELNATADVLSRMLKRRHNELVDFEISIPIQLLKQQQKTKQIFNIVLSIIAGISLLIGGIGIMNIMLASVLERTKEIGIIRAIGATKEDVILQFLTESVLVSIGGGIIGIILGIFSSYVLEISTGIETILSLSSILLSFFVATLIGLIFGIAPAKSAASKSPIEAIRH, encoded by the coding sequence ATGTTTGATAAAATCTACATAGAAAAACTAAAATCTAATTTTAGTGAAGCCGTTCGGGTTATTACAACTAATAAGGTGAGAACACTGCTAACTTCTTTAGGAATTATTTTTGGTGTTGCTGCTGTAATAACAATGTTAGCCATTGGAAATGGTGCTGAAAAGGAAATTCTAGCTCAATTAGAACTTGTAGGGGTAAATAATATAGTAATTACTCCTATTCCCGATGAAAAAGATGATAACACAGAAGAGGAATCATCTGATAATGCAACAGAATCGAAACGTTTTTCTAAAGGATTAGATTTGTTAGATGTTGCTAGCATTAAAAAGAATGTACCTTCTATTAAAAGAGTAAGTCCAGAAATAATTTTAGAAACTTATGTGATCAAAAAAGGGAGACAAAGTCCAGTAAAACTGGTAGGGGTTTCTAGTGATTATTTTGAAACCTCAAACATTTATATAGAGAGTGGTAAAAATTTTTCATCAGCACAAAGTATCAATGCACTACCCGTTTGTATTATTGGAAAAAAAATAGAAAAAAAACTATTTACTGGAGAAAGTGCTATTGGTAAAAGAATTAAAGTAAAAGATGTTTGGCTACAAGTAATTGGGGTAATTGAAGAAAAATTTATTTCAGACAATGCACAAGAGAGCTTAGGTATAAGAGATATGAATACAGATATTTATATTCCTCTCCAAACTTTTTTAGTTCGCTATAAAGACAGAAAAATTATTAGTGATAAACCACTGAATACTGGAGGTGGTGGCATGATTATTATTAATGGTGGTGGCCAGCAAGGACCTAAAAAAAGAATTCCAAGAGGCAATTATCATCAAATAGACAAATTGGTTGTTCAGGTAAATAATTCGTCGGAACTAAATGCAACAGCAGATGTTTTAAGCAGAATGCTAAAAAGAAGACATAACGAGCTAGTCGATTTTGAAATTTCTATACCAATTCAACTTTTAAAGCAACAACAAAAAACAAAGCAAATTTTTAACATCGTTCTTAGTATTATTGCAGGAATTTCTTTATTAATCGGGGGTATTGGAATAATGAATATTATGCTAGCCTCTGTTTTAGAAAGAACTAAAGAAATTGGTATTATTAGAGCCATTGGTGCAACCAAAGAAGATGTAATTCTTCAGTTTTTAACAGAATCTGTTTTGGTAAGTATTGGTGGAGGAATTATAGGTATTATCTTAGGAATATTTTCTTCGTATGTTTTAGAAATATCAACAGGAATAGAAACTATATTATCGCTAAGTTCAATTTTATTATCCTTTTTTGTAGCTACTTTAATTGGGTTAATATTTGGCATCGCACCTGCAAAATCTGCTGCAAGTAAGAGTCCGATTGAAGCTATTAGACACTAA